The Besnoitia besnoiti strain Bb-Ger1 chromosome Unknown contig00059, whole genome shotgun sequence DNA segment aaataccggtgcttctccatatttaagcatctggtttgtagtcttcttaggtagtatcttattaattttcatccctatgcatatacttggtttcaacgttatgccaagaaggataccagattaccctgattatctttgttatattaatacatggtgttcaattggttctatatccacaatagttatcatcttaactatgctctgctaatgcacttaacatgatggtcatgaaaagcacaagagaacttggatccggtaaacaaagaccttcaagatctaaaccagtagtccaactcgtagtatatactccccagaaaaaggtagtttatatcaacctaggaatcccattttagtaagtgtaacatggagtctagcttcagttgttatctgattggtattgcatgccctgagtacgtaaggaaaaggaaaggttaaccgctatttaaacacaacagttaccgtagctgtagatgaatgctaaatctagagtatctctcctaagacactgcataacatatgaatgctccttccgccattcgttgactgtgtttaccacggggaattagaacagaataccaagttctttgcctggaggtttgttacgttccgtacagttgtaggtaaaaggtatgttagagacttagactagcgttggagcacattgtttcattcgatagtccacgctcaatctaccatacatagtacttttatgatcccaggctggtttaataagtcaaagtttagccgggaagttagcgtctaaaatatataaccgatagtctcaacttagatgcacagatggacataattaatccttgtacggtttgtacctacttgactcctcagtttaagttaaggagtcctttgtttacagcttgtaccgttactttcaggagcataccgttaaattcgatgatcttatgtgttcactcaaatcgaataaacaaagacattatagttcctagaatactgaagatgactccggttatgagatacagacaaccaagttctttatgattgcagtacaccaccaccccactggactacttaagacagctaaaagtgttggatttcaatatcacggtaatcatgtttgcttggaagctgtagtcattataactattgatttagtataagcatagaaccaatccggtagtaagatatacgatagtagctaatctaccatataagatataagtcgcttgtggaatagcactaccaataataatcaagaagatcatactgtatacccaaataattacccatccactgactacatttcgagttataaaatgttgtcgtatcaacattcgagtattcaaagctcgaatttcagataaaagagctaagttaatgagagaggacataaatactaacaaaccaccggttttggatgggattacttttaacaccg contains these protein-coding regions:
- a CDS encoding cytochrome b (encoded by transcript BESB_064400), giving the protein MVLGSYVELSHPDNSIPVNRFVTPLHIVPEWYFLAYYAVLKVIPSKTGGLLVFMSSLINLALLSEIRALNTRMLIRQHFITRNVVSGWVIIWVYSMIFLIIIGSAIPQATYILYGRLATIVYLTTGLVLCLY